In a genomic window of Enterobacter asburiae:
- a CDS encoding dicarboxylate/amino acid:cation symporter produces MKTSLFKSLYFQVLTAIAIGILLGHYYPELGAQMKPLGDAFVKLIKMVIAPVIFCTVVTGIAGMESMKAVGRTGAVALLYFEVVSTLALIIGLVIVNVVQPGAGMNVDPSTLDAKAVAVYAEQAKDQGVVAFLLDVIPGSVIGAFASGNILQVLLFAVMFGFALHRLGSKGQLIFNVIESFSQVIFGIINMIMRLAPIGAFGAMAFTIGKYGVGTLVQLGQLIICFYITCILFVVVVLGSIARATGFSIFKFIRYIREELLIVLGTSSSESALPRMLDKMEKLGCRKSVVGLVIPTGYSFNLDGTSIYLTMAAVFIAQATNSHMDIFHQITLLVVLLLSSKGAAGVTGSGFIVLAATISAVGHLPVAGLALILGIDRFMSEARALTNLVGNGVATVVVAKWVKELDHKKLNDTLNNRASDSKNPGLTS; encoded by the coding sequence ATGAAAACCTCACTCTTCAAAAGTCTTTATTTCCAGGTCCTGACAGCCATCGCCATCGGTATTCTGCTGGGGCACTATTACCCTGAACTGGGCGCGCAAATGAAACCGCTTGGCGACGCGTTCGTTAAGCTCATTAAAATGGTCATCGCCCCGGTCATCTTCTGTACGGTGGTAACGGGCATCGCTGGCATGGAAAGCATGAAGGCGGTTGGCCGTACCGGTGCAGTGGCGCTTCTCTATTTTGAAGTGGTCAGTACCCTTGCGCTGATTATTGGTCTGGTCATCGTCAACGTGGTGCAGCCTGGTGCGGGTATGAACGTTGATCCCTCTACGCTGGATGCCAAAGCCGTCGCGGTCTATGCCGAACAGGCGAAGGATCAGGGCGTGGTGGCCTTCCTGCTGGACGTTATCCCCGGCAGCGTCATCGGCGCCTTCGCCAGCGGAAACATTCTGCAGGTGCTGCTGTTTGCCGTGATGTTTGGCTTCGCCCTGCACCGTCTGGGCAGCAAAGGCCAGCTTATCTTCAACGTGATTGAAAGCTTCTCGCAGGTCATCTTTGGCATTATCAATATGATCATGCGCCTGGCGCCGATTGGTGCCTTCGGTGCGATGGCCTTCACCATCGGTAAGTATGGCGTCGGCACGCTGGTGCAGCTGGGTCAGCTGATTATCTGCTTCTACATCACCTGTATTCTTTTCGTGGTGGTGGTGCTGGGCTCCATCGCTCGTGCGACTGGTTTCAGCATTTTCAAATTCATTCGCTACATCCGCGAAGAGCTGCTGATTGTTCTGGGAACCTCCTCTTCAGAATCGGCGCTGCCGCGTATGCTCGATAAGATGGAAAAGCTCGGGTGCCGTAAATCGGTGGTCGGCCTGGTGATCCCGACAGGGTACTCCTTCAACCTTGACGGTACCTCGATATACCTGACGATGGCGGCCGTGTTTATCGCCCAGGCGACCAACAGCCATATGGATATTTTCCATCAGATTACCCTGCTGGTAGTGCTCCTGCTGTCGTCTAAAGGGGCTGCGGGCGTTACGGGTAGTGGCTTTATCGTACTGGCGGCCACCATTTCCGCGGTGGGGCATCTGCCGGTGGCGGGTCTGGCGCTGATTCTTGGTATTGACCGCTTTATGTCTGAGGCGCGTGCCCTTACCAACCTGGTGGGTAACGGCGTGGCAACGGTGGTGGTCGCGAAATGGGTGAAAGAGCTGGATCACAAGAAGCTTAACGACACGCTGAATAATCGCGCGTCTGATAGCAAAAATCCTGGTTTAACCTCCTAA
- the hmsP gene encoding biofilm formation regulator HmsP → MRVSRSLTIKQMAMVSAVTMLFVLLFCVILLFHSVQQNRYNTASQLESIARSVRGPLSASILKGDIPEAETILKRIQPAGVVSRADVVLPNQFQALRMSFIPERPVPMMVMRLFELPVQISLPVYSLERPANPQPLAYLVLQADSYRMYKFVMSWVVTLVTTCLLMTLILSVALTWCINRLIVHPLRRIARELNSLAPQEQLGHQLELPRLHHDDEIGMLVRSYNLNQQRIQRQQDELNNSATRFPVSELPNKAFLMAMLEQTVARQQTTALMVIACETLQDTAGVLKESQREMLLLTLVEKVKSVLAPRMVLTQVSGYDLVVIANGVKEPWHAITLGQQVLTVINERLPVQGIQLRPSASIGIAMYYGDLTAEQLYRRAFSAAFTARRKGKNQIQFFDPEQMEKAQQRLTEESDILTALDNRQFALWLQPQVNLQTGQVKSAEALLRVQQPDGSWELPEGLIERIESCGLMVTVGYWVLEESCRQLAAWQERGVTLPLSVNLSALQLMHPTMVSEMLELIHRYRIKPDTLTLEVTESRRIDDPNDAVAILKPLRNAGIRIALDDFGMGYAGLRQLQHMKTLPVDVLKIDKSFVDGLPEDSSMVQAIVQMARSLNLHLIAEGIETEAQRAWLAEAGVESGQGYLFAPAVPPDVFEQRYLSGADHSAKV, encoded by the coding sequence TTGCGTGTCAGCCGTTCCTTAACGATCAAACAGATGGCGATGGTCTCTGCCGTCACTATGCTGTTTGTACTGCTCTTCTGCGTAATTTTGCTGTTTCATTCCGTACAGCAGAATCGCTATAACACGGCTTCGCAGTTAGAAAGTATCGCCCGCTCGGTGCGCGGCCCGCTCTCCGCCTCGATCCTGAAAGGAGATATTCCCGAAGCGGAAACCATCTTAAAACGCATTCAGCCTGCCGGCGTCGTTAGCCGCGCCGATGTCGTCTTGCCCAACCAGTTTCAGGCGCTGCGGATGAGCTTTATCCCGGAGCGTCCCGTTCCGATGATGGTGATGCGCCTGTTTGAGCTGCCGGTGCAAATTTCTCTGCCTGTCTATTCGCTTGAGCGCCCTGCCAATCCGCAGCCGCTGGCCTACCTGGTTCTGCAGGCGGACTCGTACCGGATGTATAAATTCGTCATGAGCTGGGTGGTTACGTTAGTGACCACTTGCTTACTTATGACCCTTATCCTCAGCGTGGCGCTGACCTGGTGCATTAACCGGCTGATTGTTCACCCGCTGCGCCGTATCGCCCGAGAGCTGAATTCGCTTGCGCCGCAGGAGCAGCTGGGGCACCAGCTTGAGCTGCCGCGCCTGCATCATGACGATGAGATCGGGATGCTGGTGCGCAGCTACAACCTCAACCAGCAGCGCATCCAGCGTCAGCAGGATGAGTTAAACAACAGCGCTACGCGCTTCCCGGTGTCGGAGCTTCCCAACAAAGCGTTTCTGATGGCGATGCTGGAGCAGACCGTTGCGCGGCAGCAAACCACGGCGCTGATGGTGATCGCCTGTGAAACCCTGCAGGATACGGCCGGCGTGCTAAAGGAGAGCCAGCGTGAAATGCTCTTGCTGACGCTGGTGGAAAAGGTGAAGTCCGTCCTTGCCCCGCGCATGGTGCTGACCCAGGTCAGCGGTTACGACCTGGTGGTGATTGCCAACGGCGTGAAAGAGCCGTGGCACGCCATTACATTAGGTCAGCAAGTACTCACTGTCATAAATGAGCGGCTGCCCGTTCAGGGTATCCAGCTTCGTCCGAGCGCCAGCATCGGTATCGCCATGTACTACGGTGATTTAACGGCGGAGCAGCTGTACCGCCGCGCGTTCTCGGCGGCGTTTACCGCCCGGCGTAAAGGGAAAAATCAGATCCAGTTCTTCGACCCGGAGCAGATGGAAAAAGCGCAGCAACGCCTGACGGAAGAGAGCGACATCCTGACCGCGCTTGATAACCGTCAGTTTGCCCTTTGGCTGCAGCCGCAGGTGAATTTACAGACGGGTCAAGTGAAAAGTGCCGAGGCGCTGCTCCGCGTGCAGCAGCCGGATGGCTCATGGGAGCTGCCGGAAGGGCTGATTGAGCGCATCGAATCCTGTGGTCTGATGGTCACCGTTGGCTATTGGGTGCTGGAGGAGTCCTGCCGCCAGCTTGCCGCCTGGCAGGAGCGCGGCGTTACGCTGCCGCTGTCGGTCAATCTGTCAGCGCTGCAGCTTATGCATCCGACGATGGTCTCCGAGATGCTGGAGCTGATCCATCGTTACCGGATCAAGCCCGATACGCTGACGCTGGAAGTGACGGAGAGCCGACGCATTGACGATCCTAACGACGCGGTTGCCATCCTGAAGCCGCTGCGCAATGCTGGCATTCGCATCGCGCTGGACGATTTTGGTATGGGATACGCCGGGCTGCGTCAGCTTCAGCACATGAAAACCCTGCCGGTGGACGTGCTCAAAATCGATAAATCGTTTGTCGACGGGCTGCCGGAGGACAGCAGCATGGTGCAGGCCATCGTCCAGATGGCGCGCAGTCTCAACCTGCATCTTATTGCTGAGGGGATTGAAACCGAAGCGCAACGCGCCTGGCTTGCAGAGGCGGGCGTCGAGAGCGGCCAGGGCTACCTTTTTGCCCCCGCGGTGCCGCCGGATGTCTTCGAACAGCGATACCTTTCCGGCGCCGACCATAGCGCAAAAGTGTAA
- the bcsC gene encoding cellulose biosynthesis protein BcsC translates to MRKFTVNLLTLSLGLALMPLAQAVNSPQQKQLLEQVRLGESTHREDLVRQSLYRLELIDPNNPDVIAARFRYLLRQGDNAGAQKELDRLKGIAPGSSAYQSSRNTMLLSTPDGRQQLQQARLLATTGHTQEAIAAYDKLFDGNPPGGDVATEYWNVVAKDPARRASAINQLKKINSSSPGNTQLQATLAQLLFQSGRRDEGFAVLQEMAKSTGGRSQASDMWYEQIKDQPASSASVTALQKYLTVFSDGDSVAAARAQLEAQQKQLADPAFRAKAEGLAAVDAGQGSKAVAELQKAVSANHADSEAVGALGQAYSQKGDRARAVAQFEKAIALDPQSDNRGKWDSLLKVNRYWLLIQQGDAALKANNPAQAERYFQQARNIDNTDSYAVLGLGDAAAARKDNDAAERYYRQALRMDSGNSNAVRGLANIYRAQSPEKASQFIQSLSASQRRSIDDIERSLTNEQLSAQAEQLESQGKYAQAAEIQRRRLALSPGDVWITYRLSRDLYSAGQRSQADTLMRQLASQKPSDPDQVYANGLYLSGNDQDRAALAHLDTLPRSQWNGNIQELADRLQSNQVLETANRLRDSGKEQEAENLLRQQPTSTRIDLTLADWAQQRGDLASAKTTYNAVLQREPQNEDAILGLTEIYSAEGNKDAARAELAKLPAGQNDQPLSLNMQRRIAMAQAGLGDSAAAEQTFSKIIPQAKSQPASMESALVLRDAARFQTQNGQPQQALESYKDAMVSSGITTTRPVDNDSFTRLTRNDEKDDWLKRGVRSDAGDLYRQQDVNVTLQHDYWGSSGTGGYSDLKAHTTMLQVDAPLSDGRMFFRSDLVNMDAGTFDNNNGTYDPKWGTCYDTPCSGNTSQSDSGASVAVGWQNKTWAMDIGTTPMGFDVVDVVGGISYSSDLGPIGYTVNAHRRPISSSLLAFAGQKDTNTGTTWGGVRATGGGVSISYDKGEANGIWSSLNAETLTGKNVEDNWRVRWMTGYYYKLINKNNERLTVGVSNMLWHYDKDLSGYSLGQGGYYSPQEYVSFALPVTWRKRTENWSWELGGSVSWSHSKTKDELRYPIQSLIPTDEPGRYTDRGAMETGSSSSGTGYTARAIIERRVTSNWFVGMGVDIQEAKDYTPSHALIYVRYSAAGWQGDMDLPPQPLIPYADW, encoded by the coding sequence ATGCGCAAGTTCACAGTAAATCTACTCACTCTATCGCTTGGGCTGGCACTGATGCCGCTGGCGCAGGCCGTCAACTCTCCGCAGCAGAAACAGCTGCTGGAGCAGGTTCGGCTGGGCGAATCGACCCATCGTGAGGATTTGGTTCGGCAGTCGCTCTACCGTCTTGAGCTGATCGATCCGAACAACCCTGACGTCATTGCCGCCCGCTTTCGCTACCTGCTGCGCCAGGGCGATAACGCCGGAGCGCAAAAAGAGCTGGATCGCCTGAAAGGGATCGCCCCGGGCTCCAGCGCCTACCAGTCCTCACGCAACACGATGCTGCTTTCCACGCCGGATGGCCGCCAGCAGCTTCAGCAGGCGCGCTTACTCGCCACAACAGGGCACACGCAGGAGGCAATAGCCGCCTATGACAAGCTCTTTGACGGCAACCCGCCGGGCGGCGACGTGGCGACGGAATACTGGAATGTGGTGGCGAAAGATCCTGCCCGTCGCGCTTCGGCCATTAACCAGCTAAAAAAAATTAACAGCAGCAGCCCCGGTAATACGCAGCTGCAGGCGACGCTGGCTCAGCTTCTGTTCCAGAGCGGACGCCGTGATGAAGGCTTTGCGGTCCTGCAGGAGATGGCTAAATCTACCGGCGGCCGCAGTCAGGCGTCTGACATGTGGTATGAGCAGATTAAAGACCAGCCCGCCAGCAGCGCCAGCGTTACCGCGCTGCAAAAATACCTGACCGTATTCAGCGACGGCGATAGCGTCGCGGCGGCGCGCGCCCAGCTTGAGGCGCAGCAAAAACAGCTCGCAGACCCGGCGTTCCGCGCGAAAGCGGAAGGGCTGGCGGCGGTGGATGCCGGGCAGGGGAGTAAGGCGGTGGCGGAGCTGCAAAAAGCCGTTAGCGCCAACCATGCCGACAGTGAAGCGGTGGGCGCCCTTGGACAAGCCTATTCCCAGAAAGGCGACCGCGCCCGCGCGGTGGCACAGTTTGAAAAGGCGATTGCCCTCGATCCGCAGAGCGATAACCGCGGTAAATGGGACAGTTTACTGAAGGTTAACCGCTACTGGCTGCTGATCCAGCAGGGGGATGCGGCGCTGAAGGCGAATAACCCGGCGCAGGCGGAACGATACTTTCAGCAGGCGCGTAACATCGACAATACCGACAGCTACGCAGTGCTGGGGCTGGGAGATGCCGCCGCGGCGCGTAAAGATAACGACGCGGCAGAGCGTTATTACCGTCAGGCACTGCGTATGGACAGCGGCAACAGCAATGCGGTTCGCGGGCTTGCCAATATTTACCGCGCACAGTCCCCGGAGAAAGCCTCGCAGTTTATCCAGTCGCTCTCTGCCAGCCAGCGCCGGAGCATTGATGATATTGAGCGTAGCCTGACTAATGAGCAGCTGTCTGCCCAGGCAGAACAGCTGGAGAGTCAGGGGAAATACGCTCAGGCGGCAGAAATCCAGCGTCGTCGTCTGGCGCTCTCGCCCGGTGACGTCTGGATAACGTATCGTCTCTCGCGCGATCTCTACAGCGCGGGTCAGCGCAGCCAGGCGGATACCCTGATGCGCCAGCTTGCCAGCCAGAAGCCGTCTGACCCGGATCAGGTCTATGCCAACGGGCTCTATCTTTCCGGAAACGACCAGGACCGGGCCGCGCTGGCGCATCTGGATACCCTGCCGCGCAGCCAGTGGAACGGCAATATCCAGGAACTTGCCGACCGCCTGCAAAGCAACCAGGTGCTGGAAACCGCTAACCGTCTGCGCGACAGCGGCAAAGAGCAGGAGGCGGAAAACCTTCTGCGCCAGCAGCCGACCTCCACCCGCATCGACCTGACGCTGGCGGACTGGGCGCAGCAGCGTGGCGATCTGGCGTCGGCGAAAACCACCTACAACGCCGTCCTGCAGCGTGAGCCGCAGAACGAGGACGCGATCCTCGGTTTGACCGAGATTTACAGCGCGGAAGGTAACAAAGATGCCGCCCGTGCCGAGCTCGCGAAACTGCCCGCCGGGCAAAATGACCAGCCACTCTCGCTCAATATGCAGCGCCGGATCGCGATGGCGCAGGCGGGCCTGGGAGATTCCGCTGCCGCAGAACAGACCTTCAGCAAAATCATTCCTCAGGCCAAATCGCAGCCCGCCTCCATGGAAAGCGCGCTGGTGCTACGTGATGCTGCCCGCTTCCAGACGCAAAACGGCCAGCCGCAGCAGGCGCTGGAATCGTATAAAGATGCGATGGTGTCGTCCGGCATTACCACGACGCGTCCGGTGGACAACGACAGTTTCACCCGCCTGACGCGTAACGATGAAAAAGATGACTGGCTGAAGCGCGGCGTGCGCAGTGACGCTGGTGATTTGTACCGTCAGCAGGATGTTAACGTCACGCTCCAGCACGACTACTGGGGCTCCAGCGGCACGGGCGGCTATTCCGACCTGAAAGCGCATACCACCATGCTCCAGGTGGACGCACCGCTCTCTGACGGGCGCATGTTCTTCAGAAGCGATCTGGTCAACATGGATGCCGGTACTTTTGATAACAATAACGGGACTTACGATCCTAAATGGGGGACCTGCTACGACACGCCGTGTAGCGGCAACACCAGCCAGAGCGACAGCGGCGCCAGCGTCGCCGTCGGCTGGCAGAATAAAACCTGGGCGATGGATATTGGCACCACGCCAATGGGCTTTGACGTCGTCGACGTGGTGGGCGGCATCAGCTACAGCAGTGATTTAGGTCCCATCGGCTATACCGTCAACGCCCATCGTCGGCCTATCTCCAGTTCGCTGCTGGCCTTCGCCGGGCAAAAAGATACCAATACCGGCACCACCTGGGGCGGCGTACGCGCAACCGGCGGTGGCGTGAGCATCAGCTATGACAAAGGTGAGGCGAACGGCATCTGGTCCAGCCTGAACGCGGAAACGCTGACGGGTAAAAATGTGGAAGATAACTGGCGCGTCCGCTGGATGACGGGTTACTACTACAAGCTCATCAATAAAAACAACGAGCGCCTGACGGTCGGCGTGTCCAATATGCTCTGGCACTACGACAAAGATCTGAGCGGCTATTCCCTCGGTCAGGGCGGCTACTACAGCCCGCAGGAGTATGTCTCCTTCGCGCTGCCTGTAACCTGGCGTAAGCGCACGGAAAACTGGTCCTGGGAGCTGGGAGGCTCGGTGTCCTGGTCCCACTCCAAAACCAAAGACGAGCTGCGCTACCCGATCCAGAGCCTGATCCCGACCGATGAGCCAGGCCGCTATACTGACCGGGGCGCGATGGAAACCGGCAGCAGCTCCTCCGGGACGGGTTATACCGCGCGGGCGATTATCGAACGCCGGGTCACGTCCAACTGGTTTGTGGGCATGGGCGTGGATATTCAGGAAGCGAAAGACTATACCCCAAGCCATGCGCTGATTTATGTGCGTTACTCTGCAGCAGGCTGGCAGGGTGATATGGACTTACCGCCGCAGCCGCTTATTCCTTACGCAGACTGGTAA
- the bcsZ gene encoding cellulase, translating into MKAIRWCVVVALMLAALPLRAACTWPAWEQFKKDYISEGGRVIDPSDTRKITTSEGQSYALFFALAANDRNAFDLLLTWTRDNLASGNLNDRLPAWLWGQKDKENWGVIDTNSASDADVWIAWSLLEAGRLWKHPDYTQTGKALLKRIASEEVVKVPGLGSMLLPGKVGFADENAWRFNSSYLPPQLASYFTRYGAPWTTLRETNLRLLLESAPKGFSPDWVQYQKNRGWQLQQDKALVGGYDAIRVYLWVGMMSDKDPQKARLLTRFQPMAATTIKQGVPPEKVDVATGKRTGNGPVGFSAAMLPFLQQRDAQAVQRQRVADHFPDKNAYYSYVLTLFGQGWDQHRFRFTAKGELIPDWGQECASSQ; encoded by the coding sequence ATGAAAGCCATTCGCTGGTGTGTAGTTGTAGCATTGATGCTGGCGGCGCTCCCGCTTCGCGCCGCCTGTACCTGGCCTGCCTGGGAGCAGTTTAAAAAGGATTACATCAGCGAGGGCGGGCGCGTCATTGATCCCAGTGACACGCGCAAAATTACGACGTCGGAAGGGCAAAGCTATGCGTTGTTCTTTGCCCTGGCCGCTAACGATCGCAACGCGTTTGACCTGCTGCTGACCTGGACGCGCGATAACCTTGCCAGCGGCAATCTCAACGATCGTCTGCCCGCCTGGCTCTGGGGGCAGAAAGACAAAGAAAACTGGGGGGTGATTGATACTAATTCCGCCTCAGATGCCGATGTCTGGATTGCCTGGTCGCTGCTCGAAGCGGGCCGGTTATGGAAACACCCGGACTATACCCAAACGGGCAAGGCGCTGCTAAAACGCATTGCCAGCGAGGAAGTGGTGAAAGTGCCGGGGCTCGGCTCAATGCTGCTTCCCGGTAAAGTCGGCTTTGCCGATGAAAACGCCTGGCGCTTTAACTCCAGCTACCTTCCTCCACAGCTAGCGAGCTATTTCACCCGCTATGGTGCCCCGTGGACCACGCTGCGTGAAACCAATCTGCGGCTACTGCTGGAAAGCGCGCCGAAGGGGTTCTCGCCGGACTGGGTGCAGTATCAGAAAAACAGAGGCTGGCAGTTACAGCAGGATAAGGCGCTGGTGGGGGGCTATGACGCCATACGTGTCTATCTTTGGGTGGGCATGATGAGCGATAAAGATCCTCAAAAAGCCCGGCTGCTGACGCGCTTCCAGCCGATGGCGGCAACGACAATCAAACAGGGCGTGCCGCCGGAGAAAGTGGATGTGGCGACGGGGAAACGCACCGGCAATGGCCCGGTCGGGTTCTCTGCCGCCATGCTGCCGTTTTTACAACAGCGCGATGCCCAGGCGGTTCAGCGCCAGCGCGTGGCAGACCATTTTCCCGATAAAAATGCCTACTACAGCTATGTATTGACTCTCTTTGGTCAGGGATGGGATCAGCATCGTTTTCGCTTCACCGCTAAGGGTGAATTAATACCGGATTGGGGCCAGGAATGCGCAAGTTCACAGTAA
- the bcsB gene encoding cellulose biosynthesis cyclic di-GMP-binding regulatory protein BcsB produces MKTKLSWLCAVAMGVSALPATMANAAPGNAAATPAPTVPVVAQATDPVITAAPGQTENIIPNQPTEGNTLPAENPVIGQVMPGVRGANAPVVAENTPSRDVKLTFAQIAPPPGSMVLRGVNPNGSIEFGMRSDEVVSNAVLNLEYTPSPSLLPTQSQLKVYLNDELMDVLPVTKEQLGKKTQAQVPINPLFITDFNRIRLEFVGHYRDVCENPASNTLWLDVGRNSSLQMTYQPLALKNDLSAFPVPFFDPRDNRPLTLPMVFASSPDVTEQLAATIVASWFGSRSGWRGQNFPVMYDKMPDRNAIVFATNAKRPAFLRDHPEVKAPTIEMVSHPDNPYVKLLVVFGRDDKDLVQAAKAIAQGNVLFRGNSVVVDEVKPLLARKPYDAPNWVRTDRAVTFGELKTYEEQLQASGLEPSSINLSLNLPPDLYLLRTNGIDINLNYRYTAPATKDSSRMDISLNNQFLQSFSLQSTQDTNRLMLRLPVLQGLLDGKTDVSIPALKLGAINQLRFDFQYMNPMPGGSVENCITFQPVQNHVVIGDESTIDFSKYYHFLAMPDLRAFANAGFPFSRMADLSESIVVMPKAPNEGQVTTLLDTMATVGAQTGLPAINVTLTDDGSQIQNKDADIMVIGTIPDKLKDEKRIDLLVKATESWVNTPLRQTEFPSIMPDVNDRKASAQTAVTSQGAMAAVVGFQSPYNDQRSVIALLADSPRGYELLNTAMNDSGKRAAMFGSVSVIRESGVNSLRVGDVYYVGHLPWFERLWYALSNHPVLLAILAAVSVVLLAWVLWRLLRIISRRRLNPDE; encoded by the coding sequence ATGAAAACAAAACTTTCCTGGTTATGTGCAGTGGCAATGGGAGTGAGTGCACTCCCCGCAACAATGGCTAACGCAGCACCTGGTAACGCAGCGGCTACGCCTGCGCCGACGGTACCTGTCGTCGCGCAGGCAACCGATCCGGTTATCACGGCGGCACCCGGTCAAACAGAAAACATCATTCCGAACCAGCCAACGGAGGGGAACACCCTCCCGGCCGAGAACCCGGTCATCGGGCAGGTGATGCCGGGCGTGCGGGGGGCTAACGCGCCCGTTGTCGCGGAGAACACGCCGTCGCGGGACGTGAAGCTGACCTTCGCGCAAATCGCGCCGCCGCCGGGCAGCATGGTGCTGCGCGGCGTCAATCCTAACGGCAGCATTGAATTTGGTATGCGCAGCGATGAGGTTGTTTCGAATGCGGTACTGAACCTTGAATATACGCCGTCGCCATCCCTGCTGCCGACGCAGTCTCAGCTGAAGGTCTACCTCAATGATGAGCTGATGGACGTTCTGCCGGTGACCAAAGAGCAGCTGGGTAAGAAAACCCAGGCGCAGGTGCCGATTAACCCGCTGTTCATCACCGACTTTAACCGTATCCGTCTGGAGTTTGTTGGTCACTACCGCGATGTCTGCGAAAACCCCGCCAGCAACACGCTGTGGCTGGATGTCGGGCGCAACTCCTCGCTGCAGATGACCTACCAGCCGCTGGCGCTGAAAAACGATCTTTCGGCATTCCCGGTTCCGTTCTTCGATCCGCGTGATAACCGTCCGCTCACGCTGCCAATGGTGTTTGCGTCATCCCCTGACGTGACCGAGCAGCTGGCGGCGACCATTGTGGCCTCCTGGTTTGGCTCCCGCTCCGGCTGGCGCGGTCAGAACTTCCCGGTGATGTATGACAAAATGCCGGACAGAAACGCGATTGTCTTTGCAACTAACGCCAAGCGTCCGGCCTTCCTGCGCGACCACCCGGAAGTCAAAGCGCCAACTATTGAGATGGTAAGCCACCCGGATAACCCGTATGTGAAGCTGCTGGTGGTCTTTGGTCGTGACGATAAAGATCTGGTTCAGGCGGCAAAAGCAATTGCCCAGGGCAACGTCCTGTTCCGCGGCAACAGCGTGGTGGTGGACGAGGTTAAGCCGCTGCTGGCACGTAAACCTTATGACGCGCCAAACTGGGTGCGTACCGATCGTGCCGTGACGTTTGGTGAACTGAAAACCTATGAAGAGCAGCTGCAGGCGTCCGGGCTGGAACCATCGTCGATTAACCTGTCACTGAACCTGCCGCCGGATCTGTACCTGCTGCGCACCAACGGCATTGATATCAATCTCAACTATCGCTATACCGCGCCGGCGACGAAAGACAGCTCGCGCATGGATATCAGCCTGAACAACCAGTTCCTGCAATCGTTCAGCCTGCAAAGCACCCAGGACACTAACCGGCTGATGCTCCGCCTGCCGGTGCTGCAGGGGCTGCTGGACGGCAAAACGGATGTCTCTATTCCGGCACTGAAGCTTGGCGCGATTAATCAGCTGCGTTTTGATTTCCAGTACATGAACCCGATGCCTGGCGGTTCGGTGGAGAACTGCATCACCTTCCAGCCGGTACAGAACCACGTCGTGATCGGCGATGAGTCGACCATCGACTTCTCGAAGTACTACCATTTCCTGGCGATGCCGGATCTGCGTGCCTTTGCTAACGCGGGCTTCCCGTTCAGCCGCATGGCCGATCTCTCTGAATCCATTGTGGTGATGCCAAAAGCGCCAAACGAAGGTCAGGTGACGACCCTGCTCGACACCATGGCGACCGTAGGCGCGCAAACTGGATTACCGGCAATTAACGTCACGTTGACGGATGATGGCAGCCAAATCCAGAACAAAGATGCCGATATTATGGTGATCGGCACCATCCCGGATAAGCTGAAGGATGAAAAACGTATCGATCTGCTGGTAAAAGCCACCGAGTCCTGGGTTAACACGCCGCTGCGTCAGACCGAGTTCCCGAGCATTATGCCGGATGTGAACGATCGCAAGGCCAGCGCGCAGACGGCCGTAACCTCTCAGGGAGCGATGGCTGCAGTGGTGGGCTTCCAGTCCCCTTACAACGATCAGCGTAGCGTGATAGCTCTGCTGGCGGACAGCCCCCGTGGCTATGAGCTGCTGAATACCGCGATGAACGACAGCGGTAAACGCGCCGCGATGTTTGGCTCGGTTTCGGTGATCCGCGAGTCCGGCGTCAACAGCCTGCGCGTGGGTGATGTGTACTACGTCGGCCATCTGCCGTGGTTCGAACGTCTGTGGTATGCGCTGTCTAACCATCCAGTTCTGCTCGCCATCCTGGCTGCGGTCAGCGTGGTATTGCTGGCATGGGTGCTGTGGCGTCTGCTGCGTATCATCAGCCGTCGTCGCCTTAACCCCGATGAGTAA